A segment of the Zingiber officinale cultivar Zhangliang chromosome 8B, Zo_v1.1, whole genome shotgun sequence genome:
GGAGCAAGAGCCTCCTCGATCGAGATCATAAGGATATCAGATTGAGCAGTTTTGCGATAGTTGAGGAAGATTCCTCCTCTTGTGCATCTGATGAAAAGAGCAGCTCAACTGCAACAGAGAGCTTGAATTGTGGAACCAGAGAAAGTGAAGGCATCTCTTTACCTAGAAAACTCAGGAACTTGGGAAAGGTGCAATCTTGTGCTTGCTTCCCTTGCTAATTGCAAATTATTGCATTGTCTGCTAATCAACTTGCATTATTTGTAGGAGGCTTTGGAGCATAGAGATGCAGCTCAGAAGGTAGCTCTGAAGGCTCTTCGAGATGCTTCGACTACTGAAACTGTAGTGAGAGTAGTCAAGTAAGCTTGGCTCTAAATACGCTTGTCATTTTTAAACACTCGTGAGTTTCGATTGCAATGTGAGGACTGATCGAATCTGGTTATCTGAACTTTTGCAGGATGTTTTCTGAATTGAGTAGTATCGCGAAACTGGAAGCCCCCGCTGCTTGTCTCGAACAGTTCTTGGCATTCCATCGGCAGATTGTACAAGCCGTGGCTGATATAGAAGCAATTCAAGTAGCTACAAGAGAGGAATCCATGAAGAAGCAAAGTGATATGGATGGTCCATCCATCTTGCAGGAAAGAAATCACAACTCAAAGAAGCAAGATAAACAATTGAACGCGAGCCCCGCGAAGcactcaaaatcaaaatcaaaccaGAAGGCCGCAGCTGCCTCGAACAAAAAGGAACAGCGTGACTGTGTTGCTGATGAGGTTGCATTGCCAATTTCTTCCTTGGACAACTCAATCAAATTGGTAAGGCAAATTCGAACTGAAGCAGGGAAATGGTTCATGGGGTTTCTGGAAGGAGCAGTGGAGTCGGGTCTGAAGAAATCTAAAGGTTCTTCGAGTGGTGTTGGTGGATTGAAGTTGGCTCCCTGCCCTCAGTCATTGATATTGCGGGTCATAAACTGGATAGAATTGGAGCAATGTGGCTGCAAGATGGCTGATCTCCATCCAAGAGCATCACAAATCGCAAGAAAACTAAGGATAAAGGCAAAGAACCCTTGATTCTGTAACCTCTCAGGGTGAGGTTTGAaaatgttacttgttgatttcaaTTCTAGCCATggtcaatttaatttattttcaaaaaactcTTTGTATAGAATCCCATGGAGGTTTGATTTTTCAATCTTCTGATTCAACCATGTAATTGGATTTCACGCTTGCCCATTCAATCATTTGAAGCCATGAAAGACCAAATCCAATATAATCTAGTCTGTAGCAAAAATATCTATTTTTCCCCCAAAAAATTGT
Coding sequences within it:
- the LOC122014472 gene encoding uncharacterized protein LOC122014472 — protein: MAALAPGILQKLLNGMDKGAQKPVGEHRSAHLQVTDIVPADLDEKDLFPKRGFYIKLSDSSQSLYARLPFHQHDLVLSNKLQLGQFIQVDRLEPASPVPVIIGAKPLPGRHPLLGSPQPIERRSVKASPSVRRRGSWEQHPAGTTPSPATMKPSALDFEETTPTRGRPHRSGVAAVRSSVSGPLLSKLADGKEAGSSSVRKSCSISRFPRSKSLLDRDHKDIRLSSFAIVEEDSSSCASDEKSSSTATESLNCGTRESEGISLPRKLRNLGKEALEHRDAAQKVALKALRDASTTETVVRVVKMFSELSSIAKLEAPAACLEQFLAFHRQIVQAVADIEAIQVATREESMKKQSDMDGPSILQERNHNSKKQDKQLNASPAKHSKSKSNQKAAAASNKKEQRDCVADEVALPISSLDNSIKLVRQIRTEAGKWFMGFLEGAVESGLKKSKGSSSGVGGLKLAPCPQSLILRVINWIELEQCGCKMADLHPRASQIARKLRIKAKNP